The genome window GGCCGTTGCGCGCTCCCTGATCATCCACAGGAAAGATATGCCAGCGCCCCATGCCTCGCAATAGAGTGTACTCCGCCGTCCAGCGTCCAACTCCTCGAAGCTCCTCGAGCCGGCGTAGTGCCTCATCGTCGCCTTCTGCCGCAAGCGCATCAAGGTCAAGCCGGCCTTCCACAATTGCACGGCTTATTTCAACCATGGCTCGGGCCTTTTGCAGGCTGAAACCGAGTTTCTTGATTTCTGCCACTTTGGCATTTGCCAAATCCGCCGGAAGCGGAAACCCATAATTCACCGAACCACCGTTATCCACCGAAGGGCCGAAACTTCGCGCCAGCCGGCCGAGCAGTTGGATGCCCAGCGACAGGCTGAACTGCTGGCAAGCGATTCCGTTGATTAGTCCTTCGTAGGCCGAAAAGAATCGCGGCGGCTTCAACCCCCGAAAGCTTTGCGCCAGGAATTTGAGTCTCGAGTGGTTTTCCGTCATGCGGTAAAAGCCGCTCAGGTCAACCCGAATACCGAGCGCGCTTACCACCAGTTCCCTGGTCCTTTGCTTCGTTCCCCGCCGGAGAGAGTTTCCTGCAATGGTTACCCCCAGGGTCCCTGCGGCCTCACCCGCCTGGCTGACCGCAATCTCAAATGTCCTGCCGTCAACCGTCAACACACGCCGGTAAACCGCGCCGTCCCAGCGATCAATAAGATTGCCTGGCCGTCGCTGGAGCGCCCACGCGGTCAGGTCAAGGCGAAAAGGATGAACGGGTTGGAGTAGAAATTTGGCCGCCATATCCTCGTAGCGCTTT of Terriglobia bacterium contains these proteins:
- a CDS encoding DNA-3-methyladenine glycosylase 2 family protein produces the protein MAAKFLLQPVHPFRLDLTAWALQRRPGNLIDRWDGAVYRRVLTVDGRTFEIAVSQAGEAAGTLGVTIAGNSLRRGTKQRTRELVVSALGIRVDLSGFYRMTENHSRLKFLAQSFRGLKPPRFFSAYEGLINGIACQQFSLSLGIQLLGRLARSFGPSVDNGGSVNYGFPLPADLANAKVAEIKKLGFSLQKARAMVEISRAIVEGRLDLDALAAEGDDEALRRLEELRGVGRWTAEYTLLRGMGRWHIFPVDDQGARNGLARWLHLRKRLDAARTQRILEQWHPYGGLIYFHMLMNGLNEAGYLGGTLLEEG